Proteins from a genomic interval of Lolium perenne isolate Kyuss_39 chromosome 1, Kyuss_2.0, whole genome shotgun sequence:
- the LOC127296126 gene encoding pentatricopeptide repeat-containing protein At3g49170, chloroplastic, protein MAVSYPTASLPPRQAAMASTVTVLPAALPRSSPPPPPLHTSHRQPNPLAANLSLSSGHPSDAASLLAAAARTGDLRLGRALHRRLLRTEFLDTDAVVANSLLTMYSKCGHVSAARRVFDGMRGLRDLVSWTAMAFCLARNGQEHQALRLLGEMLESGLQPNAFTLCAAARACFPRELFHSAGGAVLGLVLKTGFWGTDVSVGCALIDMFARNGDLVAAREVFNGLIERTVVIWTLMITRYVQGGCTGKAVELFLGMLQAGFEPDGYTMSSMISACAELGSVTLGLQLHSLALRVGLLSDSCVSCGLVDMYAKLHMEHSMEHARKVFERIPRHNVVSWTALISGYVQCRAQVNNVMELFCEMLNESIKPNHMTYSSVLKACANFSDQDSGRQIHAHVVKTSIADVNVVGNALVSMYAESGCMEEARKAFDQLYERNILSISSDDIGGAQRRNASWNSHTESMDIGVSTFTFASLLSAAANLGLLTKGQQLHALSMKSGFGSDKGVSNSLVSMYSRCGYLEDACRVFDEMKDHNVISWTSIISGLAKHGYAKRALSLFDNMILAGVKPNDVTYIAVLSACSHVGLVKEGKEYFKSMQKDHGLIPRMEHYACMVDLLARSGLVQEALEFIYEMPCKADALVWKTLLGACRTYDNFEIGEIAANHVVDLDPLDPAPYVLLSNLYAHAGLWDEVARIRSLMRDKNLSKETGLSWMDVGNTIHEFRAGDTSHPQAQQIYAKLDALIREIKDMGYVPDTSIVLHDMSDELKEQYLLQHSEKIAVTFGLITTSGTKQIRIFKNLRVCADCHSAIKYISKSTGREIILRDSNRFHRMKDGKCSCGEYW, encoded by the coding sequence ATGGCCGTTAGTTACCCAACGGCCTCCCTTCCTCCCCGCCAGGCTGCCATGGCTTCCACCGTCACCGTCCTTCCAGCCGCCCTCCCACGGTCGTCACCGCCGCCACCTCCCCTCCATACCTCTCATCGACAGCCCAACCCACTAGCCGCAAACCTGTCCCTCTCCTCCGGCCACCCCTCCGACGCGGCGTCGCTCCTCGCCGCTGCCGCGCGCACCGGCGACCTCCGTCTCGGCCGcgcgctccaccgccgtctcctccgaaCCGAATTCCTCGACACGGACGCCGTGGTCGCCAACTCCCTTCTCACTATGTACTCCAAGTGCGGCCACGTGAGTGCCGCGCGCAGGGTGTTTGACGGAATGCGCGGCCTGCGGGACCTCGTCTCCTGGACTGCCATGGCCTTCTGCCTCGCGCGAAACGGCCAGGAACACCAAGCACTGCGCCTCCTCGGCGAGATGCTTGAGTCAGGACTCCAGCCGAATGCCTTCACGCTGTGCGCTGCGGCTCGCGCctgcttccccagggagctcttccACTCGGCTGGTGGTGCGGTCCTTGGGTTAGTACTCAAGACGGGGTTCTGGGGCACCGACGTCTCAGTAGGCTGCGCCTTGATTGATATGTTCGCGAGGAACGGGGACCTGGTGGCAGCAAGAGAAGTGTTCAATGGGTTGATCGAGAGGACAGTGGTCATCTGGACTCTGATGATTACACGGTACGTGCAGGGTGGGTGCACAGGTAAGGCGGTCGAATTGTTTCTTGGTATGCTGCAAGCCGGTTTTGAGCCGGACGGATACACCATGAGCAGTATGATTTCGGCTTGTGCGGAGTTGGGATCAGTTACATTAGGGCTGCAACTGCATTCTCTAGCACTCCGGGTGGGTCTGCTATCTGATAGCTGTGTGAGCTGTGGACTTGTGGACATGTACGCAAAACTGCATATGGAACACTCCATGGAGCATGCAAGGAAGGTCTTTGAACGGATACCCAGGCATAACGTGGTGTCATGGACAGCGCTGATATCAGGATATGTGCAATGTCGAGCACAGGTAAACAATGTGATGGAGCTCTTCTGTGAAATGTTGAATGAGAGCATCAAACCAAACCACATGACATATTCTAGTGTTCTCAAGGCATGTGCAAACTTTTCTGATCAAGATTCAGGCCGACAAATTCATGCCCATGTTGTGAAAACTAGCATAGCGGATGTAAATGTCGTTGGGAATGCTCTGGTGAGCATGTATGCTGAATCTGGTTGCATGGAGGAGGCTAGAAAGGCGTTTGACCAGCTTTATGAAAGGAACATACTTTCTATCAGTTCTGATGATATTGGTGGAGCTCAGAGGAGAAATGCCTCTTGGAACTCTCACACAGAGAGCATGGACATTGGAGTCAGCACCTTCACATTTGCTAGCCTGCTTAGTGCTGCCGCCAATTTAGGATTGCTAACCAAAGGTCAGCAACTGCATGCGCTTTCAATGAAATCAGGCTTTGGGTCTGATAAAGGTGTAAGCAACTCTCTTGTTTCCATGTATTCTAGGTGTGGATACTTGGAAGATGCTTGTCGAGTATTTGATGAAATGAAAGACCATAATGTTATCTCATGGACTTCGATAATCAGTGGCTTAGCCAAGCACGGGTACGCAAAACGAGCGCTGTCATTGTTCGATAACATGATCTTGGCCGGTGTAAAACCAAATGATGTCACATACATTGCTGTGTTATCTGCCTGTAGCCATGTTGGTCTCGTGAAAGAAGGGAAGGAATACTTCAAATCAATGCAGAAGGATCATGGACTCATACCGAGGATGGAACATTATGCTTGCATGGTGGATCTGCTTGCACGATCAGGTCTTGTTCAAGAAGCCCTGGAGTTCATTTACGAAATGCCCTGTAAAGCGGATGCATTGGTGTGGAAGACTCTTCTCGGTGCTTGCAGGACTTATGACAATTTTGAGATTGGTGAAATTGCCGCTAATCATGTCGTAGATCTTGATCCGCTAGATCCAGCTCCATATGTCCTGCTCTCAAACTTGTACGCTCATGCTGGTTTATGGGATGAAGTTGCAAGAATAAGGAGTCTGATGCGAGACAAGAACTTGAGCAAGGAAACTGGCTTGAGTTGGATGGATGTTGGAAACACTATTCATGAGTTTCGAGCTGGTGACACCAGCCATCCCCAAGCACAACAGATCTATGCGAAGTTGGACGCGTTGATCAGAGAAATCAAAGACATGGGCTATGTACCAGACACAAGCATTGTTCTCCATGACATGTCGGATGAGCTTAAAGAGCAGTATCTGCTTCAGCACAGCGAGAAGATTGCTGTCACATTTGGTTTGATTACTACATCAGGTACAAAACAAATAAGGATATTTAAGAATCTTCGGGTCTGCGCAGACTGCCATTCTGCAATCAAATATATCTCTAAATCCACTGGAAGGGAGATTATATTGAGAGATAGCAACAGGTTCCATAGAATGAAAGATGGGAAATGCTCATGTGGTGAATACTGGTGA
- the LOC127296137 gene encoding uncharacterized protein, with the protein MAAASASASAGNAGGTRLVDRCIDAAACGPATVEAWRRQRRSLERLPGPLADELLRRLAARRLLFPSLLEVFRYSAEEIDLSGNTAVDAEWMAYLGAFRYLRVLKMADCKNVNSAAVWALSGMSTLKELDLSRCSRISDAGIKHIVSNDSLEKLHLSDTGLTDNGVMLISALKNLQLLDLGGIHMTDKALRSLQVLTQLEHLDIWGSEITDEGASVLIAFTRLRFLNVSWTYVTRLPPLPNLRYLNMSNCTIHSICGGDSEVRIPLEKFTASAASFGNIDEVFSSIEANSFSFLDMSGCSLSNLHILQKLKSLEHLDLSLSRITDDEIQYVANIGMNLRYLSLKNTGITSQAPYVLAGTVPNLSSLSLAYTKIDDSALVYISLMPSLRVIDLTHTNIKGFTRVEANSEKTLSMPPLEHLIYLESLYLEDTALADEVIPPLASFRALKYLYLKSDFLSDPALHAVSSASNLIHLGFRGNVLSNSGLLQFVPPTQLRVLDLSGCWILTGDAISTFCRHHPRIEVRHELMEELHQNRVGTSQVHKSKQLLQSKAKTVNISADASSLSGISFVDERIKYSREELMNIQDLTGSNLVLNGVRLPPELRRME; encoded by the exons ATGGCAGCCGCCTCCGCTTCCGCGTCCGCCGGGAACGCCGGCGGGACGCGGCTGGTCGACCGATGTATCGACGCAGCGGCTTGCGGCCCAGCCACCGTGGAGGcctggcgccgccagcgccggtcCCTGGAGCGCCTCCCGGGGCCGCTAGCTGacgagctcctccgccgcctcgccGCCCGCCGCCTCCTGTTCCCCTCCCTCCTCGA GGTTTTCCGGTACTCGGCGGAGGAGATCGACTTGAGCGGCAACACCGCCGTAGATGCCGAGTGGATGGCTTACCTCGGTGCATTTCGGTACCTCAGGGTCCTCAAGATGGCGGACTGCAAGAACGTCAACAGCGCTGCGGTCTGGGCACTCTCCG GCATGAGTACACTAAAAGAATTGGACTTGTCCAGATGCTCAAGGATATCAGACGCCGGCATCAAACATATAGTCTCCAATGATAGCTTGGAGAAGCTACACTTATCTGACACTGGATTGACTGACAATGGCGTCATGCTTATCTCTGCACTGAAAAACTTACAGTTGCTAGATTTGGGGGGAATTCATATGACCGACAAAGCATTACGGTCATTACAG GTACTCACACAACTTGAGCACCTTGATATATGGGGTAGTGAAATTACTGACGAGGGAGCTTCTGTCCTTATAGCTTTTACAAGATTGAGGTTCTTGAATGTTTCTTGGACATATGTGACTCGTTTACCACCTCTTCCAAACCTGCGGTATCTTAACATGAGCAACTGTACGATTCATTCTATCTGCGGCGGGGATTCTGAAGTTCGTATTCCTCTGGAAAAGTTTACCGCCTCTGCCGCCTCATTTGGTAACATTGATGAAGTGTTCTCTAGCATTGAAGCAAACTCATTTTCATTTTTGGACATGTCAGGTTGCTCTTTAAGCAACTTGCATATCTTGCAAAAGCTGAAGAGTCTAGAGCATTTGGACCTTAGCTTGAGCAGAATAACTGACGACGAAATCCAGTATGTTGCAAATATAGGAATGAACCTGAGATATCTAAGCCTGAAGAATACTGGAATAACCTCTCAGGCACCATATGTTTTAGCAGGAACAGTTCCGAACCTGTCCTCTCTGTCTTTAGCTTATACAAAAATTGATGATTCTGCTCTAGTCTACATCAGCCTGATGCCTTCATTGAGAGTGATAGATCTAACTCACACAAATATCAAAG GGTTCACTCGTGTTGAAGCAAACTCGGAGAAAACATTGTCTATGCCTCCGCTTGAGCATCTCATATACCTCGAAAGTCTTTATCTGGAGGACACAGCACTGGCAGATGAAGTTATACCTCCCCTAGCATCCTTTAGGGCACTGAAATATTTGTACCTAAAAAGTGATTTCTTGTCTGATCCAGCATTGCATGCCGTGTCTTCCGCCTCAAACTTGATACACCTTGGTTTCCGTGGGAATGTATTGTCAAACTCTGGGCTTCTGCAATTTGTGCCCCCAACCCAGCTACGTGTGTTGGATTTAAGTGGCTGCTGGATCTTAACAGGAGATGCCATCTCAACATTTTGTAGGCATCATCCAAGGATTGAGGTGAGACATGAACTAATGGAGGAACTTCATCAAAATCGTGTTGGCACTTCGCAAGTTCACAAGTCTAAGCAACTTCTACAGTCAAAAGCAAAAACTGTTAACATTTCGGCTGATGCTAGCAGCCTTTCTGGTATCTCTTTCGTAG ATGAAAGGATAAAATACAGCAGGGAGGAATTGATGAACATCCAAGACCTTACTGGATCGAATTTGGTGTTGAATGGTGTGCGGCTTCCACCCGAACTGAGAAGGATGGAATGA